In the Hevea brasiliensis isolate MT/VB/25A 57/8 unplaced genomic scaffold, ASM3005281v1 Scaf548, whole genome shotgun sequence genome, one interval contains:
- the LOC131177536 gene encoding disease resistance protein RPV1-like has protein sequence MIENLRKGKLFLKNSSKQLKAPKFLVIFSKNYASSTWCLDELVKILECKNSGNQIVLPIFYDVNPSEVRKQNGSFENDSEHYQQNDERVQRWRLAMTQVANLSGWNLQDSMKSLIKTCEIQSNSDDMVDNVID, from the exons ATGATCGAGAACTTGAGAAAGGGGAAACTATttctcaagaactcctcaaagcaATTGAAAGCTccaaaatttctggtcatcttTTCAAAAAACTACGCTTCTTCAACATGGTGTTTGGATGAActcgtaaaaattttagaatgcaaGAACTCTGGCAACCAAATAGTTTTGCCCATTTTCTATGATGTGAATCCATCAGAAGTTCGAAAACAGAATGGGAGTTTTGAAAATGACTCTGAACATTATCAGCAGAACGACGAGAGGGTGCAACGGTGGAGACTTGCTATGACTCAAGTGGCCAATCTTTCTGGATGGAATTTGCAAGACAG CATGAAAAGTTTGATCAAAACTTGTGAAATCCAGTCAAACTCAGACGACATGGTTGACAACGTCATTGATTAG
- the LOC131168834 gene encoding disease resistance protein RPV1-like: MDSRLEKMRLCINIKELNNVKTVGICGMGGIGKTTIASVTYKEMQCQFEGSAFLADVRETSRKYGLFTLQRRLLCATLMERDVDVCGVYNGVYHIKNRLSRKKVLVILDDVDELEQLELLVGKKDENWFGVGSRIIITTRDEHLLIQHEVDQIYRVEELNHHEALQLFCLKAFKKDCPPQDYMELSNKAVNYAGGLPLALNVLGSS; this comes from the coding sequence ATGGATTCACGATTAGAGAAAATGAGATTGTGTATCAATATAAAGGAGCTAAATAATGTCAAAACGGTAGGTATTTGTGGGATGGGTGGCATTGGAAAAACAACTATTGCTAGTGTCACCTACAAGGAAATGCAATGCCAATTTGAGGGTAGTGCTTTTCTTGCGGATGTTAGGGAAACTTCAAGAAAATATGGTTTGTTCACTTTACAAAGACGACTTTTATGTGCAACATTGATGGAAAGAGACGTAGATGTGTGCGGTGTGTACAATGGAGTTTATCACATAAAAAATAGGCTATCTCGGAAGAAGGTTTTGGTCATTCTTGATGATGTTGATGAGTTGGAGCAATTAGAATTATTAGTTGGAAAAAAAGATGAAAACTGGTTTGGAGTTGGAAGTAGAATCATAATAACGACAAGGGATGAACATTTGTTGATCCAACATGAAGTAGATCAAATATATAGGGTTGAAGAGTTAAATCATCATGAAGCCCTTCAACTCTTTTGCTTGAAAGCCTTTAAGAAAGATTGTCCACCACAAGATTACATGGAGCTATCCAACAAAGCTGTAAACTATGCAGGTGGCCTCCCATTAGCGCTTAATGTTTTGGGTTCCTCCTT